The following are encoded together in the Sparus aurata chromosome 1, fSpaAur1.1, whole genome shotgun sequence genome:
- the tyrp1b gene encoding tyrosinase-related protein 1b has protein sequence MHSQSMWRLGLLLVTLCATQTLAQFPRECVSPEGLLSGQCCPSLSGVAGDECGSSTGRGQCVAIAADNRRHGPQYPYAGRDDRERWPLRFFNRTCQCNGNFTGYNCGRCRHGLTGPNCDQRISVVRRNIMQMSTAEKLAFVNALDQAKSTVHPDLVICTRRYQEVLGPDGNTPQFENITIYNYFVWSHYYSVSKTFLGPGQASFGGVDFSHEGPGFVTWHRFHLLQLERDMQDMLGDPTFALPYWNFAIGGSDCDICTDDLLGARSSFDMSSLSPNSVFSQWRVICESVDDYDTMGTVCNSTETSPIRRNPAGNVARPMVQRLPEPQDVLDCLELNTFDTPPYYSTSSESFRNTIEGYSAPQGMYDPVVRSLHNLAHLFLNGTGGQTHLSPNDPIFVLLHTFTDAIFDEWLSRHQAGELVYPEENAPIGHNRRSNMVPFWPPVTNAEMFLPAPENLGYSYEVQWPTRAYTLSEIITIAIVAAVLVVAVVGGVIACAVRARSYRSAEALEPLLGETFRRYSEDDRRLDKSQSVV, from the exons atgCACAGTCAGAG CATGTGGAGATTGGGTCTCCTGCTGGTGACCCTGTGTGCCACCCAAACGCTGGCACAGTTCCCCCGGGAGTGCGTGAGCCCCGAGGGGCTGCTGAGCGGCCAGTGCTGCCCGTCTCTTTCAGGGGTGGCGGGGGATGAGTGTGGTTCCAGCACGGGGAGGGGGCAATGCGTGGCCATCGCTGCAGACAACCGACGCCACGGTCCCCAGTACCCTTATGCTGGACGTGATGACAGAGAGAGGTGGCCGCTGAGATTCTTCAACCGCACTTGCCAGTGTAATGGGAATTTCACCGGCTACAACTGTGGCCGCTGTCGACACGGGCTGACTGGACCAAACTGTGATCAGAGGATCTCTGTGG TAAGGAGGAACATCATGCAGATGAGCACGGCTGAGAAGCTGGCATTTGTGAATGCTTTGGACCAGGCTAAGAGTACCGTCCACCCTGACTTGGTCATCTGCACAAGACG GTACCAGGAGGTGCTCGGGCCCGACGGCAACACCCCGCAGTTTGAGAACATCACCATTTACAACTACTTTGTTTGGAGCCACTACTACTCAGTCAGTAAAACCTTCCTTGGGCCGGGACAGGCCAGCTTTGGCGGCGTTGACTTCTCCCATGAGGGCCCCGGCTTTGTCACTTGGCACCGATTTCATCTGCTGCAACTGGAAAGAGACATGCAG GACATGCTGGGCGACCCCACCTTTGCCCTGCCTTACTGGAACTTTGCCATCGGAGGCAGCGATTGCGACATCTGCACCGACGACCTGCTGGGAGCCAGGAGCTCTTTCGACATGAGCTCCCTCAGCCCCAACTCCGTGTTCTCCCAGTGGAGGGTCATCTGCGAGAGCGTGGACGACTACGACACGATGGGCACCGTCTGCAACA GCACAGAGACCAGCCCCATCAGGAGGAACCCGGCGGGCAACGTGGCTCGGCCCATGGTGCAGAGGCTGCCAGAGCCCCAGGATGTGTTGGACTGTCTGGAGCTCAACACCTTCGACACTCCACCTTACTACTCCACCTCCTCTGAGAGCTTCAGGAACACGATTGAAG GCTACAGCGCCCCCCAGGGGATGTACGACCCGGTGGTCCGCAGCCTCCACAACTTGGCTCACCTCTTCCTCAACGGGACGGGCGGACAGACTCACCTTTCGCCCAACGATCCCATCTTTGTCCTGCTGCACACGTTCACCGACGCCATCTTCGACGAGTGGCTCAGCAGGCACCAAGCAG GTGAACTAGTTTACCCAGAGGAGAACGCTCCCATTGGGCACAACCGCAGATCCAACATGGTTCCTTTCTGGCCTCCTGTCACCAACGCTGAGATGTTTCTGCCTGCCCCAGAAAATCTGGGATACTCTTATGAGGTCCAGTGGCCAA CTCGTGCCTACACCCTGTCTGAGATCATCACCATTGCCATTGTTGCGGCGGTgctggtggtggcggtggtgggaGGCGTCATCGCCTGTGCCGTGCGCGCCCGCTCCTACCGCTCAGCCGAGGCCCTGGAGCCGCTGCTGGGGGAGACCTTCCGACGCTACTCAGAGGATGACCGGAGGCTGGACAAATCACAGTCTGTTGTCTAA